One genomic window of bacterium includes the following:
- a CDS encoding energy transducer TonB, which yields MFDNMLDSRVGGVPGRKWWTFPLALVLHVGALGMALAAGYVVVEAVQDPDLMISFVDMAAPPPPPPPPAAAAKAAAAEAPKQIEAPKPVAPGEIVQPTEIKKITKEDLERQVVEDAGGSGEGVPGGVPGGVPGGVPGGVPGGLIGGSLTNIVGNVAEPEAKEPIIVAGNVQPPVPVSQPQPDYPETARRARVEGKVILQAIITESGAVESVKVLRSNPLLDEAAIAAVRRWRYKPATLDGQPVKVYFTVIVTFKLE from the coding sequence ATGTTCGATAACATGCTCGACAGCAGGGTCGGCGGCGTGCCTGGCCGCAAGTGGTGGACCTTCCCCCTCGCGCTCGTGCTCCATGTCGGGGCGCTGGGGATGGCCCTTGCGGCTGGCTACGTCGTCGTCGAAGCGGTCCAGGATCCGGACCTGATGATTTCGTTCGTGGACATGGCCGCGCCGCCGCCGCCGCCGCCGCCGCCGGCCGCCGCCGCCAAGGCCGCCGCCGCCGAAGCGCCGAAGCAGATCGAGGCGCCGAAGCCGGTCGCCCCGGGCGAGATCGTGCAGCCGACGGAAATCAAGAAGATCACCAAGGAAGACTTGGAGCGTCAGGTCGTCGAAGACGCGGGCGGTTCCGGCGAAGGCGTGCCGGGCGGCGTTCCGGGCGGCGTCCCGGGCGGCGTTCCGGGCGGCGTCCCGGGCGGCCTGATCGGCGGCTCGCTGACGAACATCGTCGGCAACGTCGCGGAACCGGAAGCGAAGGAACCGATCATCGTCGCGGGCAACGTGCAGCCGCCGGTGCCGGTCTCCCAGCCGCAGCCGGACTATCCCGAAACGGCGCGCCGGGCGCGCGTCGAAGGCAAGGTCATTCTCCAAGCGATCATCACGGAATCGGGCGCCGTGGAAAGCGTGAAGGTCCTGCGGTCGAATCCGCTGCTGGACGAGGCGGCGATCGCCGCGGTGCGCCGGTGGCGCTACAAGCCGGCCACGCTCGACGGCCAGCCGGTCAAGGTGTACTTCACTGTGATCGTCACGTTCAAGCTCGAGTAG
- a CDS encoding biopolymer transporter ExbD, whose translation MGMDAGSKPGAVRSDINITPLVDVCLVLLIIFMVVTPMLQKGQSAMLPQTDNPPKKAEDKNQILVVVTAEKNADRFRPGKIWIDKSDWTEAQFRDKIKESFDRSPTSEVLVKGDARLSYGDVKNALLQVRDAGWKDVGLIVQKKQ comes from the coding sequence ATGGGAATGGATGCCGGCAGCAAGCCCGGCGCCGTCCGATCGGACATCAACATCACGCCGCTGGTTGACGTGTGCCTGGTGCTCCTGATCATCTTCATGGTCGTCACGCCGATGCTCCAGAAGGGGCAGTCCGCAATGCTGCCCCAGACGGACAATCCGCCGAAGAAGGCGGAGGACAAGAACCAGATTCTGGTCGTCGTGACGGCCGAAAAGAACGCGGACAGGTTCCGTCCGGGCAAGATCTGGATCGACAAGTCCGACTGGACCGAAGCGCAGTTCCGGGACAAGATCAAAGAGTCCTTCGACCGGAGTCCGACCTCGGAAGTCCTGGTCAAGGGCGACGCCCGGCTGAGCTACGGGGACGTCAAGAACGCGCTGCTTCAAGTGCGCGACGCAGGCTGGAAGGACGTCGGCCTGATCGTGCAGAAGAAGCAGTAG
- a CDS encoding biopolymer transporter ExbD, with protein sequence MDTGSHGGTKSDINITPLVDVVLVLLIIFMVITPLAQRGYDIEVPKENVAQTNPPPQSDVKNIMLSINADDCNATAPLFGAGSLPPNCKVRINNDPVAVTDLGRRMSEIMNARKKSEKVIFLAVQEKMNYEAVVRILDVAKNAVGEDLKVAIVSDEKLAMPKAD encoded by the coding sequence ATGGATACCGGAAGTCACGGCGGGACCAAGTCCGACATCAACATCACGCCTCTCGTGGACGTGGTGCTGGTGCTGCTGATCATCTTCATGGTGATCACGCCGCTGGCCCAGCGAGGGTATGACATCGAAGTTCCGAAGGAGAACGTGGCGCAGACGAATCCGCCGCCTCAGTCGGACGTGAAGAACATCATGCTCTCGATCAACGCGGACGACTGCAACGCGACGGCGCCCCTGTTCGGCGCCGGCTCGCTGCCGCCGAACTGCAAGGTGCGGATCAACAACGACCCGGTGGCCGTCACGGACCTCGGCCGGCGCATGAGCGAAATCATGAACGCCCGCAAGAAGTCCGAGAAGGTCATCTTCCTGGCGGTCCAGGAAAAGATGAACTACGAGGCCGTGGTGCGGATTCTCGACGTCGCCAAGAACGCGGTCGGAGAAGACCTGAAGGTCGCGATCGTGAGCGACGAGAAGCTCGCCATGCCGAAGGCCGACTAG
- a CDS encoding MotA/TolQ/ExbB proton channel family protein, with protein sequence MNMSLSEMWSSMGFVAKTVVVLLLLLSIYSISVMIEKFVNYRTSKKQSIEFLPTLIKLLKENQVQKAIDVAKGANYKKAHIAKVVSAGLTEYQTQQSGVAQNYDRIGAIRRATDMQTVLTNADMKRGLAGLGTIGATAPFIGLFGTVMGIVNAFTGMATSGSGGLASVSAGIAEALFTTAIGLVVAIPAVMAFNYFTDRLERYTIEMNNASQELIDFFLKKQGA encoded by the coding sequence ATGAACATGTCACTCTCGGAAATGTGGTCGTCGATGGGCTTCGTCGCCAAGACCGTGGTCGTCTTGCTGCTGCTCTTGTCGATCTACTCCATCAGCGTGATGATCGAGAAGTTCGTCAACTACCGCACCTCCAAGAAGCAGTCGATCGAGTTCCTGCCGACCCTGATCAAGCTGCTCAAGGAGAACCAGGTCCAGAAGGCGATCGACGTCGCCAAGGGCGCCAACTACAAGAAGGCCCACATCGCCAAGGTCGTCTCGGCCGGCCTGACCGAGTACCAGACCCAGCAGAGCGGCGTGGCCCAGAACTACGACCGCATCGGCGCGATCCGCCGGGCGACCGACATGCAGACCGTGCTGACCAACGCCGACATGAAGCGCGGCCTGGCCGGCCTCGGAACGATCGGCGCGACCGCCCCGTTCATCGGCCTGTTCGGAACCGTCATGGGCATCGTGAACGCCTTCACCGGCATGGCCACCTCCGGCTCCGGCGGTCTGGCTTCCGTCTCCGCCGGTATCGCCGAAGCTCTGTTCACCACGGCCATCGGCCTCGTCGTCGCCATCCCGGCCGTCATGGCGTTCAACTACTTCACGGACCGTCTCGAGCGCTACACGATCGAGATGAACAATGCTTCGCAGGAGCTGATCGACTTCTTCCTGAAGAAGCAGGGAGCGTAA